The proteins below are encoded in one region of Chaetodon trifascialis isolate fChaTrf1 chromosome 11, fChaTrf1.hap1, whole genome shotgun sequence:
- the LOC139338683 gene encoding tropomyosin alpha-4 chain-like isoform X4 produces the protein MEMVKKKIQTLQLQVDEAEDRELAIQRELDTERELREKAEGDVASLNRRIQLVEEELDRAQERLGTALQKLEEAEKAADESERGMKVIENRAMKDEEKMEIQEMQLKEAKHIAEEADRKYEEVARKLVILEGELERAEERAEIAELKCGDLEEELKNVTNNLKSLEAQSDKYSEKEDKYEEEIKVLNDRLKEAETRAEFAERTVAKLEKTIDDLEDELYTQKLKFKAISEELDHALNDMNTL, from the exons ATGGAGATGGTAAAGAAGAAAATCCAAACCCTCCAGCTACAAGTTGATGAGGCAGAGGATCGGGAACTGGCGATACAAAGGGAGCTGGACACTGAGCGTGAACTGCGCGAAAAA GCAGAGGGCGATGTGGCCTCTTTGAATCGCAGGAtccagctggtggaggaggagctggaccgCGCTCAGGAGAGACTGGGCACGGCCCtgcagaagctggaggaggctgagaagGCCGCAGATGAGAGTGAAAG AGGCATGAAGGTGATTGAGAACAGAGCCATGAAGGAcgaggagaagatggagatcCAGGAGATGCAACTCAAAGAGGCCAAACACATCGCTGAGGAGGCGGACCGCAAATACGAGGAG GTTGCTCGTAAGCTGGTGATCCTGGAGGGTGAgctggagagagcagaggagagggcagAGATCGCAGAGCT TAAGTGCGGCGACCTGGAGGAAGAGCTGAAGAACGTCACCAACAACCTCAAGTCGCTAGAGGCTCAGTCTGATAAG TACTCTGAGAAAGAGGACAAGTATGAGGAGGAGATTAAAGTCCTGAATGACAGACTTAAGGAG GCGGAAACTCGTGCAGAATTTGCAGAAAGGACAGTGGCTAAGCTGGAAAAGACCATAGACGACTTAGAAG ACGAGCTGTACACTCAGAAGCTGAAATTCAAGGCTATCAGCGAGGAGCTGGATCACGCCCTCAATGATATGAACACCTTGTAG
- the LOC139338637 gene encoding ras-related protein Rab-8A produces MAKTYDYLFKLLLIGDSGVGKTCVLFRFSEDAFNSTFISTIGIDFKIRTIELDGKKIKLQIWDTAGQERFRTITTAYYRGAMGIMLVYDITNEKSFDNIKNWIRNIEEHASADVEKMVLGNKCDINDKRQVSKDRGEKLALEYGIKFMETSAKANINVENAFLTLARDIKSKMDTKLEGNTPQGSSHGVKISEPQKKTSFFRCSLL; encoded by the exons ATGGCGAAGACATACGACTATTTGTTTAAATTACTGTTAATCGGCGACTCTGGTGTCGGGAAGACCTGTGTTCTGTTCAGGTTTTCAGAAGACGCCTTCAACTCAACGTTTATCTCAACTATAG GCATTGATTTCAAGATTAGGACAATAGAGCTCGACGGCAAGAAGATAAAGTTACAGATATG GGATACAGCTGGCCAGGAGCGCTTCCGAACAATCACAACAGCCTACTACAGAGGAGCAATG GGCATCATGCTTGTCTACGACATCACCAACGAGAAGTCCTTTGATAATATCAAGAATTGGATAAGGAACATAGAGGAG CATGCATCAGCGGATGTTGAGAAGATGGTCCTTGGCAACAAGTGTGACATCAATGACAAGCGGCAGGTGTCCAAAGACAGGGGAGAGAAG ctggCATTAGAGTATGGAATAAAGTTCATGGAGACCAGTGCAAAGGCCAACATCAACGTGGAAAAT GCGTTTTTGACACTCGCCAGAGACATCAAATCAAAAATGGACACAAAATTG GAGGGCAACACTCCACAGGGGAGCAGTCATGGAGTCAAGATCTCCGAGCCTCAGAAAAAGACCAGCTTCTTCCGCTGTAGCCTACTCTGA
- the LOC139338683 gene encoding tropomyosin alpha-4 chain-like isoform X3: protein MEMVKKKIQTLQLQVDEAEDRELAIQRELDTERELREKAEGDVASLNRRIQLVEEELDRAQERLGTALQKLEEAEKAADESERGMKVIENRAMKDEEKMEIQEMQLKEAKHIAEEADRKYEEVARKLVILEGELERAEERAEIAELKCGDLEEELKNVTNNLKSLEAQSDKYSEKEDKYEEEIKVLNDRLKEAETRAEFAERTVAKLEKTIDDLEENLSTAKEENLGMHQVLDQTLQELSSL, encoded by the exons ATGGAGATGGTAAAGAAGAAAATCCAAACCCTCCAGCTACAAGTTGATGAGGCAGAGGATCGGGAACTGGCGATACAAAGGGAGCTGGACACTGAGCGTGAACTGCGCGAAAAA GCAGAGGGCGATGTGGCCTCTTTGAATCGCAGGAtccagctggtggaggaggagctggaccgCGCTCAGGAGAGACTGGGCACGGCCCtgcagaagctggaggaggctgagaagGCCGCAGATGAGAGTGAAAG AGGCATGAAGGTGATTGAGAACAGAGCCATGAAGGAcgaggagaagatggagatcCAGGAGATGCAACTCAAAGAGGCCAAACACATCGCTGAGGAGGCGGACCGCAAATACGAGGAG GTTGCTCGTAAGCTGGTGATCCTGGAGGGTGAgctggagagagcagaggagagggcagAGATCGCAGAGCT TAAGTGCGGCGACCTGGAGGAAGAGCTGAAGAACGTCACCAACAACCTCAAGTCGCTAGAGGCTCAGTCTGATAAG TACTCTGAGAAAGAGGACAAGTATGAGGAGGAGATTAAAGTCCTGAATGACAGACTTAAGGAG GCGGAAACTCGTGCAGAATTTGCAGAAAGGACAGTGGCTAAGCTGGAAAAGACCATAGACGACTTAGAAG AGAACCTATCGACTGCAAAAGAGGAAAACCTAGGAATGCACCAAGTCCTGGACCAAACACTGCAGGAGCTCAGCAGCTTGTAA